A section of the Xiphias gladius isolate SHS-SW01 ecotype Sanya breed wild chromosome 8, ASM1685928v1, whole genome shotgun sequence genome encodes:
- the tasor2 gene encoding uncharacterized protein tasor2 isoform X3, with the protein MESGNGVASSEGVAVPVSDTSDVFPTSILAPLQSAYLYEESKQSFRYKSAILIKNPELEEKYNAFRAKRREGGYSEEDLKETYGFLLFDDVNKAHALGETGVLTGNSTCSTLGEPCKGVYISMYSDCLDLNRWYHGKSGYIAIIRLTKGRVKKVLENYTQNFTAPTVGYDCHVSEQLPSVSDQTSSFLAFERTQYFVYELLDDGSNETAQSPSAACPFAIVSFSYTDTKATPVAPQETSEEKKLVCHYLPWRGQLQIGTQFYDVGLRSTAGASIPAKLPPVVKADRAISMINLMQLLPKAVFETCFSGEVFVDGLYCSLFELVPSEAEEINALSLLLQEVKEKDLALPVLLNDGGFLILMHSSHFFTYDDTGSKATEVLQGMFVFPDSRVIQRDTKSGQRKATMSSEILRVLPVLSYAEGEIEKKPLDPSEELSEVLVKHMQSYAALINPGLALSPSREVSIFPDEYDVPDAHKHFYSFPEWTNTAWQSFRSYMTKPVSFQLPVSKASEILTDGQEERREDLDDDVYICLSSPEEAPANPVDTGSEDQLTDQKSPVNIETSVDSCITSAEAQVDLTAVLQNVVPDDLKAGDITKDNEKCDLTVLMTTVDTEAKNLLTPPTSDDLSAELIVSITSAERAVTDESLSVISSVSAAKHNDFQLSGFSAAKLQTAGVNSLHDETVIIKNNNCPEDTNFTKTKRMKIHRGHSKGLKKASKACVETLSLQTVKLSGEDDISMSQKDDQAKESSGHSQLNNPLNTDWRKLRRRKRKFGKLSSKNKRVRSATVGLAVAEEKKSNPGQQILEGTILMEFEVCPLRKKTERWDLKPVISECGRILVPHGSVDIADQIKSLKDKLQCTKDEKHPVKMLVDASVNAQVEIEQESSTVPKTAVDETVATTSKDGRNHLQNVMNSHINIEHSLLRQSDNGSLPLKPDSSEHSSKNDGTDTDTFSSGKCATKGGFLLSKLKSGLLSRKRKIDFLVPEGTTTDTAENTEPSRKKGNSEYDAEALKNNNAITSVQTTNVGVKEVSKMLSVDPHFAYALGLTPKEKPDKVHKSEGQDTQLRKDSSETQEQTILEKHPEIIQRPPSISPRRGRIKTLKKHQGISAEYIKKKWWLHFQTPACFAAEKLKYKECTRDYSFRKTVKEKTNSSCSSTDALNLLADLALSASHDQVPPQPDPALERKPETRLKKCGHTKDVASAEQESVLHALLRQPAARPVEPLESPSPSYLVGDSELVGLISKEHAYSLPSSSPLLLGLLGTPFQEDRGERNHRTPEYLKKHMVCRRKFRHSRTFGNKDGAVQVTREWNENYDFNRDSKFACDSNDRAIIRALHGPWDFSIQDTAEEVQLIVHMWIGLFYSRSTARFFHVDSNSTRPCSEENDSLEISSGMVSVPAQSELKANSIGAFPKVKDTQDPSIAKALDLSKKDNSVLDQGSVILDFSLRNSSAETVTSDPQVNRKETSVSGEQNEASETLKRLKSSMGLQEADTLQCYKTKVHSTEIINEVNDVRSIHENEKTCGHSQKAGCLEHTEIPSFKGDASFISPPEEMESVSIRMENVQTSSGIGHMLHGCNTEKTLIKDGIENSETAEMSLVQKHETESSKSVTDEEVESNKEADEVVHKDEHDESKDGENSEVKENSCQEGNIEPSPKMIHTYNDSTSKESGIICNEICFENETQKQLSREEPKAVSPGQAENVNTDQDCCTVHEGKMITDEVHFGKDDGLDEKDSCVSALEDVGDLINQPLLMMCESPDSVKKDCITDCSCQASFDKQPPQADNKEDACQYLQLRKLCANGSALADEHAISEKAHHTHSEMEPVINEPAIEENSKNDICLADEAHQKAALPISDESTCSLDGSFATGSNPQSKDSLETGSQNTVMAIFNFGLSSDDHEDQETKSVVGEEKDNATQDEPFHHQSHSPQCEVIKTCEAVEALSKEKDLKMSKTNEGLEKSHSGVVIPFIGIDISGEDIVQSHISHLQSKVEEVAQGQKGIPLISGAKYPDLPTEVCSTSEMYSKKEELSTGKLSPLDVNETNQPIVVGSGSDDRCPTPTIDEKPHECIPCSGSSINTSTFTSNETYKNISQKCFSKTSTPIKDEMPLKQKLCYKSTDSGHPNPPYGLHPDLELRTPKVLQSIDKYFSTSIHTVKSSEIETGSMKSCLKQTPNLSSKYIPPCLAPSQTLADFKDKNISNTKPMVVSASTSQDLHKESSDHFLISPFKSKLEEVLGVRLQLKKTDSPLPQHYFGRTDKVQETSIGQDYFHSYSPIPSTECLKTIKPNIEQDRHKITSQSSLSREPRSYSERPVMAVKPSKSDESQADCISKDGQIDYSPKNKQTKTPAVTYTTPITVPLENTESFKANSGLNDDKQEPSGFSCKRSWLSNVSDSKSNSHKIKCALLDPSYKYQGRDISKFNKIFSSSLSMQSLESAKSDGHQSFLTYSLHEKVGQTTKENIEMDQKDCSEASTSFVDYKDNRIVDDSLILGPQSSLLCTIYNTNQKRSYSFLEQVSQRCLQDDLTRASMEQECLIFSEQMKQLLKRSKRGSIRQQDKHEKLKLSCASPVTMHFSSLEEQEDSLDLLNAPSLFGQKIKVDMSDRKDMADSTEEEKTLHPQKLPQGTDEEHAGVSGGTAECARLYKARMDDVCAHKKVACRPRHFRIDRGYKNTEPSNHFDFCDQMKREMDETFRSNLNSVVKKSCKAKYRFYILVTSDDALFEESKAQLEAEGHTAVQPSEFFLGEGSSSSLLIIIRNEDIAEHICEVPHMLELKKSPGVHFAGIDEPDDVVNLTHQDLFTRGGFVMFDRAALEPLSLCNMKKFSEILRELSRTGKWKWMLHYRDSRRLKENARLSAEAKEKKHFLNSCQDTGILEVMPYHECDLMSRDHPDYLTCLVRLQVQNISARYPVFITDAATDGAFGRNGILTMTVNSFLTMSPSETFTY; encoded by the exons ATGGAAAGTGGAAATGGTGTTGCCTCGAGTGAAG GTGTTGCAGTACCTGTGTCAGACACTTCTGACGTTTTTCCAACCAGTATTTTGGCTCCACTTCAAAGTGCGTACTTGTATGAAGAATCAAAGCAGTCTTTCAGATATAAGTCCGCAATCTTGATTAAGAATCCAGAACTGGAAGAAAAG TATAATGCCTTCCgagcaaagagaagagaaggaggataTTCAGAGGAGGATTTGAAGGAAACCTACGGGTTTTTGCTGTTTGATGATGTCAACAAG gctcatGCACTTGGAGAAACGGGTGTTCTCACAGGAAACAGCACATGTTCAACTCTGGGAGAGCCCTGCAAGG GTGTTTACATATCAATGTACTCTGACTGTTTGGATCTGAATCGCTGGTATCATGGGAAATCTGGATACATTGCCATCATCAGGCTAACAAAG GGGAGAGTTAAAAAGGTTTTAGAGAACTACACCCAGAATTTCACAGCACCCACTGTGGGGTATGACTGCCACGTGTCAGAACAGTTGCCCTCAGTATCTGATCAAACCAGCTCCTTTCTTGCTTTTGAGAGAACCCAG TATTTCGTGTATGAGCTGTTAGATGATGGAAGCAATGAAACGGCTCAGTCTCCCAGTGCTGCCTGTCCTTTTGCTATTGTATCGTTTTCATATACGGACACCAAAGCAACACCTGTAGCACCACAGGAGACAAG tgaggagaaaaaactGG tttgtcatTACTTGCCATGGAGGGGTCAGCTTCAAATAGGCACCCAGTTCTATGATGTTGGGCTGAGGTCTACAGCAGGGGCTTCGATTCCTGCAAAACT GCCACCAGTGGTCAAAGCTGACAGAGCCATTTCCATGATAAATCTGATGCAGCTCTTGCCAAAGGCTGTCTTTGAAACCTGCTTCTCTGgtgaag TCTTTGTGGATGGCTTATACTGCAGTCTGTTTGAACTTGTTCCTTCTGAGGCGGAAGAAATCAATGCactctctctgcttctgcagGAGGTCAAGGAGAAAGATCTT GCTCTCcctgtcctgctgaatgatggtGGTTTTCTTATCCTAATGCACTCCTCCCATTTCTTCACATACGATG atacTGGGTCAAAAGCAACTGAGGTCCTGCAaggcatgtttgtttttccagactCACGGGTTATACAGAGAG ACACAAAATCTGGGCAGAGAAAAGCAACTATGTCATCTGAAATCCTTCGGGTTCTACCCGTGCTAAGTTATGCAGAGGgtgaaattgagaaaaaacCCCTCGACCCAAGTGAAGAACTCAGTGAAGTGTTGGTAAAGCATATGCAGAGTTACGCAGCACTGATAAATCCTGGGTTGGCATTAAGTCCCTCAAGGGAAGTCAGCATCTTTCCAGATGAGTATGATGTGCCGGATGCCCACAAACACTTCTACTCATTCCCCGAGTGGACTAACACAGCTTGGCAGAGCTTCAGGTCATACATGACCAAACCAGTCTCCTTTCAACTGCCAGTGTCAAAGGCTTCAGAAATCCTGACAGATGGACAAGAGGAACGAAGAGAAGACCTTGATGACGATGTCTACATCTGTCTGTCATCTCCTGAGGAGGCGCCAGCCAATCCTGTCGACACTGGGTCAGAAGACCAGTTGACAGACCAGAAATCTCCTGTAAATATTGAGACATCTGTGGACAGTTGTATAACAAGTGCTGAAGCACAAGTTGACTTAACAGCTGTACTTCAAAATGTTGTACCAGATGATTTGAAAGCTGGAGACATAACcaaagacaatgaaaaatgtgaccTGACTGTACTGATGACAACTGTtgatacagaggcaaaaaatcTCCTGACTCCCCCTACATCAGATGACCTTTCAGCAGAGCTGATTGTCAGCATCACTTCAGCAGAGCGAGCTGTCACTGATGAGAGTTTAAGTGTGATCAGTTCCGTGTCAGCAGCAAAGCATAATGACTTTCAGCTTTCTGGTTTTTCAGCAGCCAAATTGCAAACAGCAGGAGTGAACTCTCTGCATGATGAGACTGTCATAATCAAAAATAACAATTGCCCTGAGGACACCAACTTCACAAAAACGAAACGAATGAAAATACACCGGGGACATTCTAAAGGACTGAAAAAGGCATCTAAAGCTTGTGTTGAGACTCTCAGTTTACAAACAGTCAAATTATCAGGGGAGGATGACATCTCGATGAGTCAGAAGGATGACCAGGCCAAGGAATCATCAGGCCACTCACAACTGAACAATCCTTTGAATACTGATTGGAGAAAATTACGAAGGCGAAAACGCAAATTTGGAAAACTATCATCTAAAAATAAGAGAGTAAGATCTGCTACTGTCGGTTTAGCAgtagcagaggagaaaaaatcAAACCCTGGACAGCAGATCTTGGAGGGCACCATTTTAATGGAATTTGAAGTTTGTCCTCTAAGAAAGAAAACTGAGCGCTGGGATTTAAAGCCAGTTATCAGTGAATGTGGAAGAATCTTGGTTCCTCATGGATCTGTAGATATTGCTGATCAGATTAAGTCTTTAAAGGATAAGCTTCAATGTACAAAAGATGAAAAGCACCCTGTAAAAATGTTGGTTGATGCCTCTGTGAATGCTCAAGTTGAAATAGAGCAAGAGTCTAGCACTGTTCCAAAGACAGCAGTGGATGAAACAGTGGCCACAACATCCAAGGATGGAAGGAACCATCTTCAAAATGTCATGAACAGTCATATTAATATTGAACATAGCCTTTTGAGACAATCGGACAATGGTTCATTGCCTTTGAAACCAGATAGTAGTGAGCATTCTTCTAAGAATGATGGCACAGACACTGATACCTTCTCATCAGGAAAGTGTGCCACAAAGGGTGGATTTCTGTTGAGTAAACTAAAATCAGGTCTTTTaagtagaaagagaaaaatcGATTTCCTTGTGCCAGAGGGAACAACTACAGATACTGCCGAGAACACTGAGCCTTCTCGCAAGAAGGGTAATTCTGAATACGACGCTGAGGCATTGAAGAATAATAATGCAATTACAAGTGTCCAGACCACCAATGTAGGTGTCAAGGAAGTTTCAAAGATGTTATCAGTTGACCCTCATTTTGCATATGCCTTAGGCCTGACCCCTAAAGAGAAACCAGATAAGGTGCACAAAAGTGAGGGTCAGGATACTCAACTAAGGAAAGACTCATCCGAAACACAAGAACAaaccattttagaaaaacacCCTGAAATCATACAAAGGCCTCCATCAATTTCCCCAAGAAGGGGTAggattaaaacactgaaaaagcatCAAGGGATCTCCGCAgaatatattaaaaagaaat GGTGGTTGCATTTTCAAACGCCAGCatgttttgctgctgaaaaactcAAATACAAAGAGTGTACTAGGGATTATTCTTTCAGGAAGACTGttaaggaaaaaacaaacagttcttGCTCATCTACAGATGCTTTGAACTTACTTGCTGACTTGGCACTCAGTGCCAGTCACGACCAGGTTCCACCACAACCAGACCCAGCACTTGAGAGAAAACCTGAGACAAGGCTGAAGAAGTGTGGCCATACAAAAGATGTTGCCAGTGCTGAACAAGAGTCTGTTCTTCATGCTCTGCTTAGACAGCCTGCTGCTAGACCTGTTGAGCCTCTTGAGTCTCCTTCACCAAGCTATCTTGTGGGAGACAGTGAATTGGTTGGCTTAATATCTAAAGAACATGCTTACTCATTGCCCTCGTCTTCCCCTCTGCTGTTGGGTCTGCTAGGTACACCCTTCCAG GAAGACAGAGGTGAACGCAACCACAGGACTCCAGAATACCTGAAAAAACATATGGTGTGCAGGCGAAAGTTCAGACACTCCCGCACCTTTGGTAACAAGGATGGAGCTGTCCAAGTCACAAGGGAATGGAACGAAAACTATGACTTTAATCGAGACAGCAAGTTTGCATGTGACTCAAACGATAGAGCTATCATACGAGCCTTGCATGG ACCGTGGGATTTCTCCATTCAAGACACAGCTGAAGAGGTACAGCTCATTGTCCACATGTGGATAGGTCTATTTTACAGCCGGTCAACAGCTAGATTCTTTCACGTTGACTCGAACTCTACACGCCCATGTTCAGAAGAGAATGATTCTTTGGAAATATCCAGTGGAATGGTATCAGTACCAGCTCAGTCTGAGCTCAAGGCGAATTCTATTGGTGCTTTCCCGAAGGTAAAAGACACACAAGACCCTTCAATTGCAAAAGCTTTGGACCTCAGCAAAAAAGATAACTCAGTCTTGGACCAAGGATCTGTGATTTTGGACTTTTCACTGAGAAATTCCAGTGCAGAGACTGTCACTTCAGATCCACAAGTCAACAGAAAAGAGACTTCTGTGTCCGGTGAACAGAACGAAGCAAGTGAAACACTGAAGAGACTCAAGTCATCCATGGGACTACAGGAGGCAGACACATTACAG tGTTACAAAACGAAAGTACACTCTACAGAGATTATTAATGAGGTTAATGATGTCAGAAGCATccatgaaaatgagaaaacttgTGGTCATTCGCAAAAAGCTGGCTGCCTGGAGCACACTGAGATACCATCTTTTAAAGGTGATGCATCATTCATTTCTCCACCAGAAGAGATGGAAAGTGTATCCATTCGGATGGAAAATGTTCAGACTTCTTCAGGAATTGGCCACATGTTACATGGATGCAACACAGAGAAGACACTTATAAAAGATGGCATTGAAAATTCAGAAACTGCAGAGATGAGTTTGGttcaaaaacatgaaacagaatCATCCAAATCTGTGACAGACGAAGAGGTTGAGTCCAACAAAGAAGCAGATGAGGTGGTTCATAAAGATGAGCATGATGAATCCAAAGATGGGGAAAACTCGGAAGTGAAAGAAAACTCATGCCAAGAAGGCAATATAGAACCTTCTCCAAAAATGATTCATACATATAATGACTCTACAAGCAAAGAATCGGGTATCATCTgcaatgaaatttgttttgaaaatgagacGCAAAAGCAGTTATCAAGGGAGGAACCTAAAGCAGTCTCACCAGGCCAGGCTGAAAATGTTAACACAGATCAGGATTGTTGCACAGTACATGAAGGTAAAATGATCACAGATGAAGTTCACTTTGGAAAAGACGATGGACTTGATGAGAAAGACAGTTGCGTTTCAGCTTTGGAAGATGTGGGTGATTTGATTAATCAGCCATTACTTATGATGTGTGAGAGCCCTGATTCAGTAAAGAAAGATTGTATTACAGATTGTAGTTGCCAAGCATCATTTGACAAGCAACCACCACAAGCAGACAACAAAGAAGATGCCTGCCAATATTTGCAGTTGAGAAAGCTATGTGCAAATGGCAGTGCATTGGCAGATGAACATGCCATTTCAGAAAAAGCTCATCACACTCACTCTGAAATGGAGCCTGTTATTAATGAACCTGCAATTGAGGAAAATTCCAAAAATGATATTTGTTTAGCAGATGAGGCACATCAGAAGGCAGCATTACCCATATCTGATGAGAGCACCTGTTCATTAGATGGGTCCTTTGCAACTGGATCTAACCCCCAGTCAAAGGACAGTTTGGAAACAGGAAGCCAAAACACAGTAATGGCAATCTTCAATTTTGGTCTAAGTAGTGATGATCATGAAGATCAGGAAACCAAATCAGTtgtgggagaggaaaaagataATGCAACTCAAGATGAACCATTTCATCACCAGTCTCATTCACCTCAGTGTGAGGTTATAAAAACATGTGAAGCTGTAGAGGCATTGTCTAAAGAAAAAGATCtcaaaatgagcaaaacaaatGAGGGATTGGAAAAAAGTCATAGTGGGGTTGTAATTCCATTTATTGGAATAGACATCTCTGGAGAGGATATAGTACAATCACATATCTCTCACCTTCAAAGCAAGGTTGAAGAAGTTGCTCAAGGCCAGAAAGGAATACCATTAATCAGTGGAGCTAAGTACCCTGACTTACCCACAGAGGTATGCAGCACAtctgaaatgtacagtaaaaaggAGGAACTGTCTACTGGCAAACTTTCTCCTCTTGATGTAAAtgaaaccaaccaaccaataGTCGTGGGAAGTGGATCTGATGACAGGTGCCCTACCCCAACTATAGATGAGAAGCCACATGAGTGCATACCTTGTTCTGGCTCTAGCATCAATACATCTACTTTTACTAGTAATGAAACCTACAAAAACAttagtcaaaaatgttttagcaAAACCTCAACCCCTATAAAGGATGAGATGCCTCTTAAGCAAAAACTTTGTTACAAGTCTACAGATAGCGGTCATCCCAACCCTCCTTATGGTCTTCATCCTGATCTCGAACTAAGAACTCCAAAGGTTCTGCAAAGTATAGATAAATACTTCTCCACATCAATCCACACCGTCAAATCCAGCGAGATTGAAACAGGTAGTATGAAAAGCTGTCTTAAACAAACCCCTAATCTCAGCAGCAAGTACATCCCCCCTTGCTTAGCCCCAAGCCAAACTTTGGCTGACTTCAAGGACAAGAACATAAGCAATACAAAGCCGATGGTTGTGTCAGCCTCTACCTCACAAGATCTGCACAAAGAATCATCAGATCACTTTCTTATATCACCTTTCAAAAGTAAATTAGAGGAAGTACTTGGTGTTAGGTTGCAGTTAAAGAAAACGGACTCACCACTTCCTCAGCACTATTTTGGAAGAACAGATAAGGTACAGGAAACCTCTATAGGacaagattattttcattcctACTCACCTATTCCATCTACTGAGTGTTTGAAAACCATTAAACCAAATATCGAGCAAGATAGGCATAAAATAACATCACAGTCCAGTTTAAGCCGTGAACCCCGTTCATACAGTGAGCGTCCTGTCATGGCTGTGAAGCCCTCTAAGAGTGATGAAAGTCAAGCAGATTGCATCTCTAAAGATGGACAAATAGATTATTCTCcgaaaaataaacagacaaaaacccCTGCAGTCACATACACCACACCCATTACTGTGCCCTTGGAGAACACAGAAAGTTTCAAAGCTAATTCTGGACTAAATGATGATAAGCAAGAGCCCAGTGGCTTTTCTTGCAAAAGAAGTTGGTTGTCAAATGTTAGTGACAGTAAATCTAACTCGCATAAAATTAAATGTGCACTTTTAGATCCTTCATATAAGTACCAAGGAAGGGACATTTCAAAATTCAACAAGATTTTTTCATCATCCCTGTCCATGCAGTCACTTGAATCGGCAAAAAGTGATGGTCACCAAAGTTTCTTGACATATAGTTTACATGAGAAAGTTGGGCAAACAACTAAAGAGAACATTGAGATGGATCAGAAAGACTGCTCAGAGGCATCAACTTCATTTGTGGATTACAAAGACAATCGCATAGTTGATGATAGTCTCATCTTGGGACCTCAAAGCTCACTCTTATGTACAATCTATAACACCAACCAGAAGAGATCATATTCTTTTCTGGAACAAGTTTCTCAGAGGTGCCTACAAGATGACCTCACTCGGGCATCAATGGAACAGGAGTGCCTTATCTTCTCAGAACAAATGAAACAGCTTTTGAAAAGGAGTAAGAGAGGATCCATCCGCCAACAggacaaacatgaaaaactgaaGTTGTCTTGTGCTAGTCCTGTGACCATGCACTTTTCCAGTTTAGAAGAGCAGGAGGATTCACTGGATCTCTTAAATGCACCGtcactttttggacaaaaaatCAAGGTAGACATGTCTGACAGGAAAGACATGGCAGACtccacagaggaagaaaagacgTTGCATCCTCAAAAATTACCTCAAGGAACAGACGAGGAACATGCTGGAGTTTCTGGTGGAACTGCAGAATGTGCTAGGTTGTACAAGGCAAGGATGGATGACGTTTGTGCTCACAAAAAGGTCGCATGTAGACCTAGGCACTTCAGAATCGACAGAggttacaaaaacactgaaccaaGTAACCATTTTGACTTCTGTGATcaaatgaagagagagatggatgagaCCTTTCGAAGTAATCTGAATTCAGTTGTGAAGAAATCCTGTAAAGCAAAGTACAGATTCTACATATTAGTGACTTCAGATGATGCCCTCTTTGAGGAAAGCAAG GCACAGTTAGAGGCAGAGGGCCATACTGCCGTACAGCCATCTGAGTTCTTCCTTGGTGAGGGTAGTTCTTCATCCttactcatcatcatcaggaaTGAAGACATTGCAGAGCACATTTGTGAG GTCCCACATATGCTTGAGCTGAAGAAGTCACCAGGTGTGCACTTTGCTGGAATTGACGAACCAGATGATGTTGTGAATCTCACCCATCAGGATCTCTTCACGCGGGGGGGGTTTGTCATGTTTGACAGAGCAGCATTGGAGCCCCTCAGTCTTT GCAACATGAAAAAATTCTCAGAAATCCTGCGAGAGCTAAGCAGAACGGGGAAGTGGAAATGGATGTTACACTACAGAGACAGTCGTCGGCTGAAAGAAAATGCGAG GTTGAGTGCAGAGGCAAAAGAGAAGAAGCACTTCTTAAACTCTTGCCAAGACACCGGAATACTGGAGGTCATGCCTTACCACGAGTGTGACCTCATGTCAAGAGATCATCCTGACTATCTCACATGTTTGGTTCGCTTGCAGGTCCAGAATATATCAGCCCGTTACCCTGTTTTTATAACTG ATGCAGCAACAGACGGTGCATTTGGGAGAAATGGAATCTTAACAATGACTGTAAACTCTTTCCTGACAATGTCTCCAAGTGAAACATTTACATACTGA